A single Muntiacus reevesi chromosome 9, mMunRee1.1, whole genome shotgun sequence DNA region contains:
- the LOC136175541 gene encoding olfactory receptor 5M5-like, which translates to MLKENYTEVTEFILLGLTDRVELQPFLFAIFLVIYLTTVFGNVSMILIIRTDSKLQTPMYFFLSHLSFVDLCYATNVMPQMLVNLLSRRKTISFLGCFIQFDFFISLGLTDSYMLTAMAYDRYVAICKPLLYGIKMSRCVCLSLVAASYIYGFANGLAQTILMLRLTFCGPNEINHFYCADPPLLVLACSDTYVNETAMFVVAGSNLMFSLTIILVSYIFIFTAILQMRSPEGRRKAFSTCGSHLTVVTMFYGTLFWMYLRPPSEASVEQTKIAAVFYIFLSPMLNPLIYSLRNKDVKRAIRRVIREKLFVN; encoded by the coding sequence ATGTTAAAGGAAAACTACACAGAAGTGACTGAGTTTATTCTCCTGGGACTGACAGATCGAGTTGAGTTGCAGCCTTTCCTTTTTGCGATCTTCCTAGTCATCTACCTGACCACAGTCTTCGGCAATGTGAGCATGATTTTGAtaatcagaactgactcaaagctTCAGACtccaatgtacttcttcctcagtcaTCTCTCCTTTGTAGATCTCTGTTATGCCACCAATGTCATGCCTCAGATGCTGGTCAATCTCTTATCCAGGAGAAAAACCATTTCATTCCTTGGTTGCTTTATACAGTttgactttttcatttccttggggCTCACAGATAGCTATATGCTCACAGCAATGGCTTATGACCgttacgtggccatctgcaaacccttgTTATATGGCATCAAAATGTCCCGATGTGTCTGCCTCTCTCTCGTTGCTGCATCTTATATTTATGGCTTTGCAAATGGTCTTGCACAGACCATCTTGATGCTCCGCCTCACCTTCTGTGGACCCAACGAAATCAACCACTTCTACTGTGCAGACCCACCTCTCCTAGTCCTGGCCTGCTCAGACACTTATGTCAATGAAACTGCCATGTTCGTGGTGGCTGGTTCCAACCTCATGTTTTCTCTCACCATCATCCTCGTCtcctatattttcatatttacagCCATTCTGCAAATGCGTTCTCCAGAAGGGAGGCGCAAGGCCTTCTCCACTTGTGGGTCTCATCTGACAGTTGTCACCATGTTTTATGGGACACTGTTCTGGATGTATCTGAGGCCGCCTTCTGAGGCATCTGTAGAACAGACCAAAATTGCAGCTGTGTTTTATATCTTTCTGAGTCCTATGCTAAACCCTTTGATCTACAGCCTTCGGAACAAAGATGTTAAGAGAGCAATAAGGAGAGTGATTCGAGAGAAATTGTTTGTCAATTAA
- the LOC136175542 gene encoding olfactory receptor 5M10-like, whose product MPSPNHTVGTEFIPLGLTGDPVLQKALFGVFLVIYLVTLAGNLGMIMLIRTNPHLQTPMYFFLSHLSFVDLCYSSNVTPNMLHNFLSDRKTISYAGCFTQCLLFIALVITEFYLLASMALDRYAAICSPLHYSARMSRDVCIFLVTVPYTCGFLSGLSQALLTFHLSFCASLEINHFYCADPPLIMLACSDTYVKKMAMFVVAGFTLSSSFFIILLSYVFIAASILAIRSVEGRYKAFSTCGSHLTIVTLFYGTLFCMYLRPPTEKSVKESKIFAVFYSCLSPMLNPLIYSMRNKDVIQAMQQMIKRNLSYYCSLTICSFDITKYP is encoded by the coding sequence ATGCCTTCCCCTAACCACACTGTAGGGACTGAATTCATTCCCCTGGGGCTCACAGGTGACCCGGTGCTACAGAAGGCCCTGTTTGGGGTGTTCCTGGTGATCTACCTAGTCACACTGGCAGGGAATCTGGGCATGATCATGCTGATCAGGACCAATCCCCACCTCCAgacccccatgtatttcttcctcagccacctctcctttGTAGACCTTTGCTACTCCTCCAATGTTACTCCAAATATGCTGCACAACTTCCTCTCAGACCGGAAGACCATCTCCTACGCTGGATGCTTCACGCAGTGTCTTCTCTTCATTGCCCTGGTGATCACtgagttttatctccttgcttccATGGCCTTGGACCGCTATGCTGCCATCTGCAGCCCTCTACATTACAGCGCCAGGATGTCCAGGGACGTGTGCATCTTTCTAGTCACAGTCCCGTATACCTGTGGATTCCTCAGTGGTCTCTCTCAGGCACTGCTGACCTTTCACTTGTCCTTCTGTGCCTCCCTTGAGATCAACCATTTCTACTGTGCTGATCCTCCTCTGATAATGTTGGCCTGCTCTGACACCTATGTCAAAAAGATGGCGATGTTTGTGGTTGCTGGTTTCACTCTCTCAAGCTCTTTCTTCATCATTCTCCTCTCTTATGTTTTCATCGCTGCATCTATCTTGGCGATCCGTTCTGTGGAAGGCAGGTACAAAGCCTTTTctacctgtggctcccacctgACAATAGTCACTCTATTTTATGGAACCCTCTTCTGCATGTACTTGAGGCCTCCAACTGAGAAGTCTGTAAAGGAGTCCAAAATATTTGCAGTCTTTTATAGTTGTTTGAGCCCAATGTTGAACCCTTTGATCTACAGTATGAGGAACAAGGATGTGATCCAAGCCATGCAGCAAATGATTAAGAGAAATCTTTCATACTATTGCAGTTTAACCATCTGTTCCTTTGATATAACTAAATATCCATAA
- the LOC136175543 gene encoding olfactory receptor 5AP2-like, translated as MSNHSTVTEFILLGFSDHPELQSLLFMMFLFICTITVLGNLGIILLIKIDPHLHTPMYFFLTNLSLVGFSYSSVTAPKMLVDFWAEKPVISFNECATQLFFSGSFAGIEGFLLTVMACDRPVAICQPLLYTVTMPPSLAPCWCWPRTSNLSFTRSPCPPTYRPAGVATYLKPLLSRSPCPPLSALLVSPPPCWCRHVPRSFTDAATHAASASSWLSPLSHHRFSRTELPADYPRFLSLHPHRHLRPRAAEGRRRAFSTCASPRRRPPFPWHSPVMDLRPAAAAQRARTKCCLCLTRRSSPG; from the exons ATGAGCAACCATTCGACAGTGACTGAATTTATTCTCCTGGGGTTCAGCGATCATCCAGAGCTTCAGAGTCTTCTTTTTATGATGTTTCTATTCATCTGCACGATCACTGTGCTTGGAAACCTTGGCATCATCCTGTTAATCAAGATTGACCCCCATCTCCACACTCCAATGTATTTTTTCCTCACTAACCTGTCCCTTGTTGGCTTCAGTTACTCTTCTGTCACTGCCCCTAAAATGCTCGTAGATTTCTGGGCAGAGAAGCCAGTCATTTCATTCAATGAATGTGCCACTCAGCTCTTCTTTTCTGGTTCCTTCGCTGGCATTGAGGGATTCCTGCTGACCGTGATGGCCTGTGACCGTCCCGTGGCCATCTGCCAGCCTCTCCTTTACACGGTCACCATGCCCCCCAGCTTAGCGCCCTGCTGGTGCTGGCcacgtacctcaaacctctcctttacaCGGTCACCATGCCCCCCAACTTATCGCCCTGCTGGTGTCGCcacgtacctcaaacctctcctttcacggtcaccatgccccccacttagcgccctgctggtgtcgccac cgccctgctggtgtCGCCACGTACCTCGCAGCTTCACAGACGCCGCCACTCACGCGGCCTCAGCTTCCAGCTGGCTTTCTCCCCTCAGTCACCACCGCTTTTCCC GAACCGAGCTGCCTGCTGACTATCCTCGTTTCctgtctctgcatcctcaccGCCATCTGAGGCCCCGCGCTGCCGAGGGGAGGCGCAGGGCCTTCTCCACCTGCGCGTCCCCCCGACGGCGGCCACCGTTTCCTTGGCACAGTCCCGTCATGGACCTGCGCCCGGCTGCCGCCGCTCAACGGGCCAGGACAAAGTGCTGTCTGTGTCTCACACGGCGGTCATCCCCGGGTTAA